CGTCGGTCGAACAGGCGGCCGCGCTGCCGCTGTTCTTGACGCCGGTGACGTTGAAGATCACCACTGCCGCGAGCACGGCGAGGACGGCGATCACGACGAGCAGCTCGATGAGGGTGAAGCCGCGCTGGCCGCTGCGGCGGCTGCGCATCACCTGGTTGATTCTCTTGTCCATGATGTGATTCCCCTTGTCGTCATTGAATGTGGATCTGGTTGAAGAATGCCGAGAGGGGGCCGCACTCACGCATCCGGCCCCAGGTCGAGTGTTCAGCTGCCGGTGACGGTGTTGCCCGCGCCGAGGACGAAGCCGTTGGCGCACGAGGTCGGGATCGTGTGCAGGTATCTGGGGACCAGGACCGTGTTCCACCCGGTGCCGGCCAGGTCGGCTGCGGTGATCGCGGAGCCGTCGTTGATGGCGGCGTCGACGGCCGTCTGCACCGACTTCACGTCGGTCGCGCAGGCCGAGGCGCCGCCGCTGTTCTTCACGCCGGTGACATTGAAGATGACCACCGCCGCCAGGACCGCAAGCACGGCGATGACGACGAGCAGCTCGATGAGGGTGAAGCCGCGCTGTCCGGCGCGGCGCGCCCGCGTGGCCTGGTTGAGTCTCTTGTTCATGCTGCGAAGTTCTCCGGTGGTGAGGTGTTCGATGGGGTCGGGCTGAGCTCAGGGCACAGGGAGGGCGTCACGCGGTCATGTGTTCACCATGGAACCGGAGGCCGTGGCGGTCCCTCCGTCGGGGTTGGTCACGGTGAGATCGCTGGTGCCCTTGGAGTTCGTGACCGCCTGCACCGGGACGGTGATCCGCGTCGGGCCGGCCACCACGATGGGTCCGGTGATCGTGAAATGACCGCCACTGAAGGTCACGGTCGCTCCGGGCTGGAAGCCCGTTCCCGTGATGGTCAGACTGCCGCTGTTCCCGTGCTGCAACGTGAACTGCGACCCGGCGCTCGGGGCAGCCACCGCAGGCGTGGAGGTGGCGGCCACGGTGATGCTCAGCGAGGCGCTCCCGGTGACGCCGTTCTGGTCGGTGACAGTGACCGTGAAGGTCTGGGACGTCGCTCCGGCGCCGACGCTGCCCGAGATCACTCCCGTGCTCGCGGCCAGGCTGAGGCTGCTCGGGAGCGCACCGCTGGTGAGGCTCCAGCTGACGGGGGCGGTCCCCCCGCCCGCTGTGAGGGTGGCCGTGTAGCCGGACTGCCCCCGGGTGGCTCCGGGCAGGCTGGTGGTCGTCACCGACGGCGCCACGTTGACCGTGATGGAGAGGGACCTGCTGCCCGACACGCCGTTCTGATCTGCGGCCGCCACGGTGAACGTCTGGGTGGTGGCGCCGCTGCTCAGGTTGCCGGTGATGGCGCCCGTGCTCTGAGCCAGGCTGAGGCCGGAGGGCAGCGAGCCGCTCGTGATGCTCCAGGTGACACCGCCCGTCCCCCCGGTCGAGGCGAGAACCTGCAGGTATCCGAACTGCCCCCTGGTGGCGGCCGCGAGCACGGACGTGCCCACCGACGGTGCGGCATTCACGGTGATGGTCAGGGACCTCGTGGCCGACGCGGCCCTGCTGTCGGTGGCCGCCACCGTGAAGGTCGTCGTGGTGGCACCGGCGGCCACGGATCCGGAGATCACCCCGGTGCCGGCGTTCAGGGTCAGGCCGGCCGGCAGCGTGCCGCTCGGGATGCTCCAGGTGATCGCGCCGGTCCCGCCGGAGGCGGTGAGGGTCTGGGCGTAGCCGCTCTGGCCCGCGGTGGCG
Above is a genomic segment from Candidatus Dormiibacterota bacterium containing:
- a CDS encoding prepilin-type N-terminal cleavage/methylation domain-containing protein; this translates as MDKRINQVMRSRRSGQRGFTLIELLVVIAVLAVLAAVVIFNVTGVKNSGSAAACSTD
- a CDS encoding prepilin-type N-terminal cleavage/methylation domain-containing protein is translated as MNKRLNQATRARRAGQRGFTLIELLVVIAVLAVLAAVVIFNVTGVKNSGGASACATDVKSVQTAVDAAINDGSAITAADLAGTGWNTVLVPRYLHTIPTSCANGFVLGAGNTVTGS